One window of the Halobacillus litoralis genome contains the following:
- a CDS encoding RDD family protein: protein MERAGFWLRLGAFLLDTFLIAFPVTLLWSLYQGEWSYQLTEGWGWDIIYTCYLTIIPVLWGGYVVGKRIFTIRIRKEGDRPVTLLQMFVREVVGKFLLGYLTFGITTLISAAMIGVLKDRKAIHDYLAQTYVKNEV from the coding sequence GTGGAGCGTGCAGGATTCTGGCTGCGTTTAGGCGCTTTTCTATTAGATACTTTTCTCATCGCTTTCCCAGTCACCCTTCTATGGTCTTTGTACCAAGGGGAATGGAGTTACCAATTGACGGAAGGTTGGGGGTGGGACATCATTTATACATGCTATTTGACAATAATCCCCGTTCTTTGGGGTGGCTATGTTGTAGGAAAAAGGATTTTTACAATCAGAATCAGAAAGGAAGGCGACAGACCAGTCACTCTTTTACAAATGTTCGTACGTGAAGTTGTTGGGAAGTTCCTGCTCGGTTACCTTACATTTGGTATTACCACATTGATCAGTGCAGCTATGATAGGTGTCCTTAAAGATCGAAAAGCGATCCATGATTATTTAGCACAAACCTATGTAAAAAATGAAGTATAA